One region of Monomorium pharaonis isolate MP-MQ-018 chromosome 11, ASM1337386v2, whole genome shotgun sequence genomic DNA includes:
- the LOC105835983 gene encoding endocuticle structural glycoprotein SgAbd-2: MGREDPLGRLHINDGGARGTGSQIRSRSNRQSRTQPPTIVVVVVMQYLILAFAVFGCVFGQFGSYRGFPSQNAYRPTPRPYQPQPQPQPQPQYNQYTSPAKPFIGIRSQHKDTSPDGSYEFGYETENGISVSERGYPQVGPQGQTEVVQGSFSYHAPDGTPITIQYTADENGFRAEGAHIPTPPPIPEAIRRALAANPPGPDDEKYDRQPFQQRFGGSTYSPFQTRRF, translated from the exons ATGGGAAGGGAAGATCCTCTTGGGCGTCTTCATATAAATGACGGCGGTGCTCGCGGCACGGGATCACAGATTCGATCTCGTTCAAATCGACAAAGCCGTACACAACCGCCGACaatcgtcgttgtcgtcgtcatGCAGTATCTA ATCTTGGCTTTTGCCGTCTTCGGCTGCGTCTTTGGACAATTCGGGTCGTATCGTGGTTTTCCCAGCCAAAATGCATACAGACCAACCCCGAGGCCTTATCAGCCGCAACCACAGCCGCAGCCACAACCGCAATATAATCAATACAC ATCTCCCGCAAAGCCGTTCATAGGTATTCGAAGCCAACACAAGGATACATCACCAGACGGATCTTACGAATTCGGCTATGAAACCGAGAACGGAATTTCAGTTTCTGAAAGAGGATATCCTCAAGTTGGACCTCAGGGTCAAACAGAg GTGGTCCAGGGCAGTTTTTCGTATCATGCACCCGACGGAACCCCCATCACCATCCAATATACGGCCGATGAGAATGGTTTTCGTGCTGAGGGTGCCCATATTCCCACGCCGCCCCCCATTCCGGAAGCCATCAGAAGAGCGCTTGCGGCGAATCCGCCCGGGCCCGATGACGAGAAGTACGATCGGCAACCCTTCCAGCAGAGATTCGGCGGATCGACGTACAGTCCATTTCAGACCAGGAGATTCTAG